From Fusarium fujikuroi IMI 58289 draft genome, chromosome FFUJ_chr07, a single genomic window includes:
- a CDS encoding probable small subunit of ribonucleotide reductase: protein MAAQITPSKQAASAIENFNMESPVKKLNFGAANKENEPLNKSLDTTDLKTKIVEEPKKEETKLAVAPGIKSEEADEPLLQENPQRFVLFPIKYHEIWQMYKKAEASFWTAEEIDLSKDLHDWNNRLTADEQFFVSHILAFFAASDGIVNENLVERFSGEVQIPEARCFYGFQIMMENIHSETYSLLIDTYIKEPAQRTYLFNAIETIPCIRKKADWAIRWIQDKDSSFAQRLVAFAAVEGIFFSGAFASIFWLKKRGLMPGLTFSNELISRDEGLHTDFACLLHSHLKGRASKQMIQDIITDAVTIEQEFLTEALPCALLGMNSDLMKQYIEFVADRLLVALGNEKVYKATNPFDFMENISLGGKTNFFEKRVADYQKAGVLHSATKKTDEDESPKGENGGDFTFDEDF, encoded by the exons ATGGCTGCGCAAATCACTCCTTCGAAGCAG GCTGCTTCCGCCATTGAGAACTTCAACATGGAGTCTCccgtcaagaagctcaacttTGGCGCTGCCAATAAGGAGAACGAGCCTTTGAACAAGTCCCTCGATACCACCGACCTCAAGACAAAGATTGTCGAAGAGccaaagaaggaggagaccaAGCTCGCTGTTGCCCCTGGCATCAAGTCTGAGGAGGCCGATGAGCCTCTACTTCAGGAGAACCCCCAGCGTTTTGTTCTCTTTCCCATCAAGTACCATGAG ATTTGGCAAATGtacaagaaggctgaggcttCCTTCTGGActgctgaggagattgacCTCTCTAAGGATCTCCACGACTGGAACAACCGCCTGACTGCCGATGAGCAGTTCTTCGTCTCTCACATCCTTGCTTTCTTCGCTGCCTCTGATGGTATTGTCAACGAGAACCTCGTCGAGCGATTCAGTGGCGAGGTCCAGATCCCCGAGGCTCGTTGTTTCTACGGCTTCCAGATCATGATGGAGAACATTCACTCCGAGACCTACTCCCTCCTCATCGACACCTATATCAAGGAGCCCGCCCAGCGAACCTACCTTTTCAACGCCATTGAGACCATTCCCTGCATCCGAAAGAAGGCTGACTGGGCCATCCGATGGATCCAAGATAAGGACTCTTCCTTTGCCCAACGCCTCGTTGCTTTCGCTGCCGTTGAGGGTATCTTCTTCAGTGGTGCCTTCGCCTCCATTTTCTGGCTCAAGAAGCGTGGTCTCATGCCTGGTCTGACCTTCTCTAACGAGCTCATCTCTCGTGACGAGGGTCTTCACACTGACTTTGCCTGCCTCCTCCACTCTCACCTAAAGGGCCGTGCCAGCAAGCAGATGATTCAAGATATCATCACTGATGCCGTCACCATTGAACAGGAGTTCCTCACTGAGGCTCTTCCCTGTGCCCTTCTCGGCATGAACTCTGACCTCATGAAGCAGTACATTGAGTTCGTCGCTGATCGTCTCCTTGTCGCTCTTGGCAACGAGAAGGTCTACAAGGCCACCAACCCCTTCGACTTCATGGAAAACATCTCCCTTGGCGGCAAGACCAACTTCTTCGAGAAGCGTGTTGCCGACTACCAAAAGGCCGGTGTCCTCCACAGTGCCACTAAGAAgactgatgaggacgagTCCCCCAAGGGTGAGAACGGCGGCGACTTCACCTTTGACGAGGACTTCTGA
- a CDS encoding probable oxaloacetate/sulfate carrier, with product MSTTVGAFIAGGIAACGAVTATHPFETVKIRMQLQGELQNKGHQPHHYRGPIHGVSVIVRNEGVRNIYRGIGAAYIYQVLLNGCRLGFYDPMRNALASFFLKDGKAQNLGINMFCGAASGVIGAAAGSPFFLVKTRLQSFSAFRPVGTQHHYRGAWHGFKSIYGTEGISGLYRGVQAAMIRTAFGSSVQLPTYFFAKRRLVRHFDMEEGPGLHLASSAISGFVVCCVMHPPDTIMSRMYNQNGNLYSSVADCLSKTIRSEGLFALYKGFFPHLARILPHTILTLSLAEQTNKLVRKIEDRILPGRLEMAT from the exons ATGTCGACCACTGTTGG CGCCTTCATTGCTGGCGGCATTGCCGCCTGCGGTGCCGTTACTGCAACACATCCTTTTGAGACGGTCAAAATCCG TATGCAGTTGCAAGGCGAGCTTCAGAACAAGGGCCATCAACCTCACCATTACAGAGGACCTATCCATGGTGTGAGCGTCATTGTGCGCAACGAAGGTGTCCGTAATATCTACCGCGGAATTGGCGCGGCCTATATCTACCAAGTTCTTCTCAATGGGTGCCGTCTCGGGTTCTACGACCCTATGCGCAATGCGCTCGcgagcttcttcctcaaggacGGAAAGGCCCAAAATTTGGGCATCAACATGTTCTGCGGTGCAGCCTCGGGCGTCATCGGCGCCGCCGCCGGAAGCCCCTTCTTCCTTGTCAAGACCCGATTACAGAGTTTCTCGGCGTTCCGACCCGTTGGTACACAGCACCACTACCGGGGCGCGTGGCACGGCTTCAAGTCCATCTATGGAACTGAGGGTATCAGTGGTCTCTACCGTGGTGTGCAGGCTGCCATGATCAGGACTGCTTTTGGCAGCTCTGTTCAGCTTCCCACATATTTCTTCGCAAAGCGTCGCCTGGTTCGTCATTTTGATATGGAAGAGGGCCCTGGTCTGCACTTGGCCTCCAGTGCTATCAGTGGATTCGTTGTCTGCTGCGTGATGCATCCTCCTG ACACCATCATGTCCCGTATGTACAACCAGAACGGCAATCTTTACAGCAGCGTTGCCGATTGTCTCTCCAAAACCATTCGTTCAGAGGGTCTCTTTGCTCTGTACAAGGGATTCTTCCCTCATCTTGCCCGAATTCTACCTCACACCATCCTCACTCTGAGCTTAGCTGAGCAGACCAATAAGCTGGTCCGCAAGATCGAGGATCGCATTCTCCCCGGAAGATTGGAGATGGCGACTTAA
- a CDS encoding related to PH domain protein, which produces MAGTLVERAAHPVNTPSLDTKLVVSARPRSQSHLEAAFSPVNNDGCFDFDRVLKSGYVQKRTQKTKKWKPVYLVLRPNTLSLYKNESESRLRHQLYLSELTAVAELKDPKHKREHVFGLFSPSRNYHFQANSAEDAQEWMDLIRRDARIDEEEDEMFLASPRASQQPGNGIKPVSISNNRPNEHERFLSSSPEPMASSAPRYVTSAGGRRRSSILESSGLSGAEFASHSDLSDNEAFRPQDSSYDSLAVQSPGKLPPAARPLGQGIRSASQTSVSNVEQDPDRVIWQGRLYLLRHRRGMRQWKDMWAVLRPRNLILYKDESEYTARWILPLSAVVNVVDLDPLSKSKKHCLQVITEEKSYRFCAHDEDALVRCIGAFKSLLAKRRELEARAAATAT; this is translated from the exons ATGGCCGGAACTCTCGTTGAAAGGGCCGCGCATCCAGTCAATACGCCTTCTCTTGATACCAAACTCGTCGTCTCTGCTCGTCCTCGCAGCCAATCTCACCTTGAGGCTGCCTTTTCTCCTGTCAACAACGACGGTTGTTTTGACTTTGACCGCGTATTGAAGAGCGGCTATGTCCAGAAGCGCACGCAAAAGACAAAG AAATGGAAGCCTGTTTACCTTGTCTTGCGACCCAACACCCTCTCTTTGTACAAAAACGAGAGCGAGTCTCGACTACGACATCAGCTTTACTTATCCGAGCTTACAGCCGTCGCCGAATTGAAGGACCCCAAGCATAAGCGCGAGCATGTTTTTGGCCTCTTTTCCCCATCTCGCAACTACCACTTTCAAGCGAATTCCGCCGAAGATGCTCAGGAATGGATGGACTTGATCCGAAGGGATGCGCGtatcgatgaagaggaggacgagaTGTTCCTTGCCAGCCCACGTGCCTCCCAACAGCCTGGCAATGGCATCAAGCCGGTTTCTATCAGCAACAACCGACCAAATGAGCATGAGCGCTTCCTTTCCAGCTCTCCGGAACCAATGGCATCATCTGCCCCCAGATATGTCACCTCGGCAGGGGGTAGGAGAAGGTCGTCGATACTAGAGTCTTCGGGACTATCGGGTGCGGAGTTCGCATCGCACTCCGACCTTTCCGACAATGAAGCTTTCCGTCCCCAGGACTCGTCCTACGATAGTTTGGCCGTTCAATCGCCTGGCAAGCTACCCCCAGCAGCTCGCCCATTAGGCCAAGGTATCCGATCCGCAAGCCAAACGAGCGTGTCTAATGTTGAGCAAGACCCCGACCGTGTCATATGGCAAGGCCGGCTCTACCTCTTGCGTCACCGACGTGGCATGCGCCAGTGGAAGGATATGTGGGCTGTTCTTCGCCCACGCAACCTCATTCTTTACAAGGACGAGTCTGAATACACAGCTCGGTGGATTTTACCGCTCTCCGCAGTCGTAAATGTTGTCGATCTGGACCCTCtcagcaagagcaagaagcacTGCCTTCAGGTTATCACTGAAGAAAAGAGCTACCGCTTCTGCGCTCACGATGAAGATGCCCTTGTTCGCTGCATTGGCGCTTTCAAGAGTTTGCTTGCTAAACGTCGCGAACTTGAGGCTCGCGCTGCCGCGACAGCCACATGA
- a CDS encoding related to histone methyltransferase has translation MSSTPMDIDRSNTPNGASLNIHRTIGTTASVSNLSDLFRRDDIKDSRPQPHVLSLDYDDEGQLVMASASDETIQIYHVKEGRHDKSLVSKKYGVKLAKFTHTASSIIYASTKQNDAIRYLATHDNSFIRYFEGHEGPVTSLAVHPGSDNFISCSHDNTVRLWDTQTKNCQGQLFLRAPYLAAYDPSGTVFAVACTSSGTVLLYDARHYDKAPFATVDVVEQCRKVDSQCLNKGWTKLEFSNDGKSLLVGTRGNGHFLLDAFEGTLKAYLHKPNGGTRRLTVGETASGGNASSDLSNIESSGECCFAPDGRYVLSGSKKDVLVWDTMAAPNDNKVLEPSWTLPDKREAAVLAFNPRYNFFATADQELLFWLPDPHA, from the exons ATGTCATCAACGCCGATGGATATAGATAGGTCCAATACACCAAATGGCGCATCGCTTAACATCCACCGCACCATTGGCACCACCGCCTCCGTGTCTAATCTGTCCGAT CTCTTCCGGcgtgatgatatcaaggacAGTCGTCCACAGCCTCATGTACTGTCCCTCGACTACGATGACGAAGGCCAACTCGTCATGGCTTCAGCTAGCGACGAGACGATACAGATCTACCACGTCAAAGAGGGCAGACATGACAAGAGCCTAGTCAGTAAAAAATACGGAGTGAAGTTAGCCAAATTCACACACACAGCTTCAAGCATAATCTATGCCAGCACAAAACAGAACG ACGCTATCCGATATCTTGCCACACACGATAATTCATTCATCAGATACTTCGAAGGTCATGAGGGACCTGTGACTTCACTGGCTGTTCACCCGGGCAGCgacaacttcatctcatgCTCACACGACAACACTGTGCGCCTCTGGGACACTCAAACCAAGAACTGTCAAGGCCAACTATTTCTTCGAGCACCCTACCTCGCTGCATACGACCCCTCTGGAACTGTGTTTGCTGTCGCTTGTACGAGTAGCGGCACGGTACTACTCTACGATGCTCGACACTATGACAAAGCTCCTTTTGCAACGGTCGATGTTGTCGAACAGTGCAGGAAGGTAGATTCACAATGCCTCAACAAGGGATGGACAAAACTTGAGTTCTCAAATGATGGAAAGTCGTTACTTGTTGGAACTCGTGGTAATGGCCACTTCCTCCTGGACGCTTTCGAAGGCACCCTGAAAGCATATCTTCACAAGCCAAACGGCGGCACTCGACGATTGACTGTGGGAGAAACAGCATCGGGTGGTAACGCATCGTCAGATTTGTCAAACATAGAGAGCAGTGGCGAGTGCTGTTTCGCTCCCGATGGGCGCTATGTTCTGAGTGGCTCTAAAAAGGACGTCCTGGTCTGGGATACTATGGCAGCTCCCAATGACAACAAAGTTCTGGAACCTAGCTGGACTCTGCCTGATAAGAGAGAGGCAGCTGTCCTAGCCTTCAACCCTCGGTACAACTTCTTCGCCACGGCTGATCAGGAGCTATTGTTCTGGCTGCCCGACCCTCATGCCTGA
- a CDS encoding related to ser/thr protein kinase, translated as MDPQWQQYPSANSPGSSRRHNGNTQAPRDYTNQPPPQGGYKYDQFHGGAPVHSAAPPASAPVGNPNSAASPISPSQIRDGNGDVAMHDAHDAHAGIKYPMRPLHQAHMSGSRPVNLHSPQESSSVAQRYSPMEALSPTSPYAPKSASNSQFTSPTSQRQSPTRQPDYSQSPYFPGARQHQQSQHLPPINPYASASQQENYPSSAVGNLDAAFNLDPKSPRRPVPQQVTRGPVPEFKQLSSPADLQPKVNSQPAFRRANPEGGFISPLQALTVQLPATYRICNPSFKYESSRNPRRVLTKPSKGTKNDGYDNEDSDYILYVNDILGSEEAGHKNRYLILDVLGQGTFGQVVKCQNLKTQEVVAVKVIKNRTAYFNQSMMEVSVLDLLNTKLDKNDDHHLLRLKDTFIHRQHLCLVFELLSVNLYELIKQNQFRGLSTTLVRVFAQQLLNGLALLNKARLIHCDLKPENILLKNLESPIIKIIDFGSACDERQTVYTYIQSRFYRSPEVLLGLPYSSAIDMWSLGCIVVELFLGLPLFPGSSEYNQVSRIVEMLGNPPNWMIEMGKQAGDFFEKRQDEFGRRTYQLKSMEQYARERGTKEQPSKKYFQANTLPEIIKSYPMPRKNMKQSEIDREMNNRIAFIDFVRGLLTINPLERWSPQQAKLHPFITQQKFTGPFIPPMNLKSSSLNRSPAPGTQQQQQAEALSKQRAQAAAAQHQAQQQAASAAPTPYVNQYAPQGHAQPQIYGNNSMYSPGGNHANMPSAYGQQQQHGQYGQMVMSQPSQQMPQGQYAQMPQPNMYQHQQGGMRPARQRASTMEQQQSGIPAAIQRVASHLDPSQPIRLQPSPAYYPPTGESMASGSIDNRTAAGRRGSRAQQGGRGNRDFIRNLEERTLEEGFMGNQSTWH; from the exons ATGGATCCACAGTGGCAGCAATATCCCTCCGCGAACTCGCCTGGCTCCTCGAGACGACACAACGGCAATACCCAAGCCCCTCGAGACTACACCAACCAGCCCCCGCCTCAAGGCGGATACAAATACGACCAGTTCCACGGCGGCGCCCCCGTCCATTCTGCTGCTCCGCCTGCTTCTGCTCCTGTTGGTAACCCCAACTCAGCCGCATCTCCAATCTCACCTTCGCAGATACGCGACGGCAACGGTGACGTCGCTATGCACGATGCTCATGATGCTCATGCTGGTATCAAGTACCCCATGAGGCCccttcatcaagctcacaTGTCGGGCAGCCGCCCTGTCAACCTCCACTCACCTCAAGAGTCTTCTTCCGTCGCTCAACGATACTCGCCCATGGAGGCCCTGTCCCCCACTTCCCCTTACGCGCCCAAGTCGGCTTCAAACAGCCAGTTCACAAGCCCGACCTCCCAGCGACAGTCGCCTACACGCCAGCCTGATTATTCTCAATCTCCATATTTCCCCGGCGCccgccaacaccagcaaagcCAGCACCTTCCTCCTATCAACCCTTACGCGTCCGCCAGTCAACAGGAAAATTATCCCTCTTCCGCTGTCGGCAATCTCGATGCTGCTTTTAACCTGGACCCCAAGTCTCCGAGACGGCCTGTGCCCCAGCAAGTGACAAGGGGCCCAGTACCCGAGTTCAAGCAACTCTCCTCGCCCGCAGATCTGCAACCCAAGGTCAATTCACAGCCTGCGTTCCGTCGCGCCAACCCTGAAGGCGGTTTCATCAGC CCTCTCCAAGCTCTTACTGTTCAATTACCTGCCACTTATCGCATCTGTAACCCTAGCTTCAAATATGAGTCGTCGCGCAATCCTCGCAGAGTCTTGACCAAGCCCAGCAAGGGCACCAAGAACGATGGCTATGATAACGAAGACAGTGACTATATCCTCTACGTCAACGACATTCTTGGATCTGAAGAGGCCGGCCACAA AAACCGTTACCTCATTCTGGATGTCTTGGGTCAGGGTACTTTTGGGCAAGTCGTGAAATGTCAGAATCTCAAGACACAAGAAGTAGTGGCtgtcaaggtcatcaagaACCGTACTGCCTACTTCAATCAGAGCATGATGGAGGTTTCGGTCCTCGATTTG CTCAATACGAAACTTGACAAGAACGACGACCACCATTTGTTGCGGCTTAAAGACACTTTCATTCATCGCCAACATCTCTGCTTGGTCTTTGAGCTCCTTAGCGTCAATCTTTACGAGCTTATCAAACAGAACCAGTTTAGAGGACTCAGCACTACTTTGGTTCGCGTGTTTGCCcaacagcttctcaacgGTCTCGCACTGCTTAACAAGGCTCGTTTGATACATTGCGATTTGAAGCCTGAGAacattcttctcaagaacctcgaaaGTCCCATCATCAAGATTATTGATTTCGGTTCAGCCTGCGACGAGCGACAAACAGTGTATACCTATATTCAATCTCGATTTTACAGGTCTCCTGAGGTTTTACTTGGTCTCCCTTATTCTTCAGCCATCGATATGTGGTCCCTTGGATGCATTGTGGTGGAGCTGTTCCTGGGACTTCCCTTGTTTCCAGGATCTTCTGAGTATAATCAGGTCTCGCGAATTGTTGAAATGTTGGGCAACCCCCCGAACTGGATGATCGAGATGGGCAAGCAGGCGGGCGACTTTTTCGAAAAGCGACAAGATGAGTTCGGAAGACGGACATACCAGCTTAAATCCATGGAACAATATGCCCGAGAACGTGGCACCAAGGAACAGCCTAGCAAGAAGTACTTCCAGGCCAACACCCTTCCCGAGATTATCAAGTCCTACCCTATGCCTAGGAAGAACATGAAGCAGAGCGAGATAGATAGAG AAATGAACAACCGCATCGCGTTTATTGACTTTGTCCGCGGCCTTCTTACAATCAACCCTCTCGAGAGGTGGTCTCCCCAGCAAGCCAAGCTTCATCCGTTCATCACACAACAGAAGTTCACTGGACCTTTTATACCACCCATGAATCTCAAGTCTAGCTCGCTGAATAGGTCTCCAGCACCTGGCacccagcaacagcaacaggccGAAGCACTTAGCAAGCAGCGGGCTCAAGCGGCagcagctcaacaccaagcacaACAGCAGGCTGCTTCGGCTGCTCCTACCCCTTATGTTAACCAGTACGCGCCTCAAGGTCATGCGCAACCGCAGATATACGGAAACAACTCAATGTATTCTCCCGGAGGCAACCACGCCAACATGCCATCGGCATACggccagcaacaacaacacggGCAGTATGGACAAATGGTTATGTCCCAACCGTCTCAGCAGATGCCTCAGGGGCAATATGCACAAATGCCCCAGCCCAATAtgtatcagcatcaacaaggtgGTATGAGGCCAGCACGCCAACGGGCTTCAACCATGGAGCAGCAACAGAGCGGTATCCCCGCTGCCATCCAACGAGTAGCTAGCCATCTCGACCCCAGTCAGCCGATTCGTTTACAGCCTAGCCCGGCGTACTACCCGCCCACTGGAGAAAGCATGGCGTCTGGCAGCATCGATAACCGCACGGCAGCAGGCCGAAGAGGTAGCCGCGCCCAACAGGGTGGTCGAGGCAACAGGGACTTCATCCGCAACTTGGAGGAGCGCACTCTGGAAGAAGGTTTTATGGGAAACCAGAGCACCTGGCATTGA
- a CDS encoding related to PUB1-major polyadenylated RNA-binding protein of nucleus and cytoplasm — protein sequence MADSGTPSNPGQLPPPPQAGAGAPGFEAGQNGQPMAPPPLHIPQNTNPIPTAITSPRSAADQGGIMSPTSAGGFRRAAPEPNKRALYIGGLDQRVTEEVLRQIFETTGHVQNVKIIPDKNARGYNYGFVEYDDPGAAERAMQTLNGRRVHQSEIRVNWAYQSNTTNKEDTSNHFHIFVGDLSNEVNDEVLLQAFSAFGSVSEARVMWDMKTGRSRGYGFVAFRDRPEAEKALSSMDGEWLGSRAIRCNWANQKGQPSMAQQQAMQAMGMTPTTPYGHHQFPAHGVASYEVILTQTPSWQTTVYVGNLTPYTTPNDVVPLFQNFGFVVESRFQADRGFAFIKMDTHENAAMAICQMNGYNVNGRPLKCSWGKDKTPSAQGAFDPAQPYSPQSAQAPAFPGTPTYYPQYGAQYGGQPGNYGGPQTGSPAGYAGSPMGYAAPQSAGGYGRGQQPPNAEWTQPRPGQNFNNGFGGYQA from the exons ATGGCCGATTCTGGAACGCCCTCCAACCCAGGCCAGCTGCCTCCCCCCCCTCAGGCCGGTGCTGGCGCCCCTGGCTTCGAAGCTGGCCAGAATGGACAGCCTATGGCCCCTCCGCCTCTGCATATCCCTCAGAATACCAACCCGATCCCGACTGCCATCACCTCCCCCAGATCCGCTGCCGATCAAGGAGGCATCATGTCGCCTACCAGTGCAGGTGGCTTCCGGCGTGCTGCCCCTGAACCCAACAAGCGTGCCCTCTACATTGGTGGTTTGGACCAGCGTGTAACTGAGGAAGTCTTGCGTCAGATCTTCGAGACTACGGGTCATGTTCAGAACGTCAAGATCATTCCCGACAAGAAT GCGCGTGGTTATAACTATGGCTTTGTCGAGTATGATGACCCTGGTGCCGCTGAGCGTGCTATGCAGACCCTCAATGGACGACGAGTTCACCAATCG GAAATCCGAGTCAACTGGGCCTATCAGTCGAACACCACAAACAAGGAAGACACCTCGAACCATTTCCACATCTTTGTCGGTGATTTGTCTAACGAAGTCAACGATGAGGTCCTCCTTCAAGCTTTCTCTGCTTTTGGTTCCGTCTCAGAGGCTCGTGTCATGTGGGATATGAAGACCGGCCGATCTCGAGGTTACGGCTTTGTTGCCTTCCGCGACCGCCCTGAGGCCGAAAAGGCTCTGAGCTCCATGGACGGCGAGTGGCTCGGCTCGCGAGCCATTCGATGCAACTGGGCAAACCAGAAGGGCCAACCTTCAATGGCCCAGCAGCAAGCTATGCAGGCGATGGGCATGACGCCTACCACCCCTTACGGGCACCACCAATTCCCAGCACATGGCGTCGCTAGTTACGAGGTTATTCTGACTCAAACTCCCAGCTGGCAGACAACTGTCTATGTCGGCAACCTTACTCCTTACACAACTCCCAACGATGTGGTCCCTCTGTTCCAGAACTTCGGGTTCGTTGTTGAGTCTCGCTTCCAGGCTGATCGAGGTTTTGCTTTCATTAAGATGGATACCCACGAGAACGCGGCCATGGCGATCTGCCAGATGAACGGGTATAACGTTAACGGACGGCCTCTCAAGTGCAGT TGGGGCAAGGACAAGACGCCCAGTGCTCAAGGAGCCTTTGACCCTGCTCAGCCTTACAGCCCACAGAGTGCTCAAGCTCCTGCCTTCCCAGGTACGCCTACGTACTATCCTCAGTACGGTG CCCAGTACGGTGGACAGCCTGGAAACTATGGTGGACCACAGACTGGATCACCGGCCGGCTATGCTGGATCCCCTATGGGGTATGCTGCTCCTCAAAGCGCGGGCGGCTACGGCAGGGGCCAACAGCCCCCCAATGCTGAATGGACCCAGCCTCGCCCTGGACAGAACTTCAACAATGGATTTGGTGGTTATCAGGCCTAG